A portion of the Suricata suricatta isolate VVHF042 chromosome 11, meerkat_22Aug2017_6uvM2_HiC, whole genome shotgun sequence genome contains these proteins:
- the KDM4D gene encoding lysine-specific demethylase 4D, with product MKTMKSKANFAQNPSCTIMIFHPTKEEFNDFDKYIAYMESQGAHRAGLAKVIPPKEWKARQTYDDISDILIASPLQQVVSGRAGVFTQYHKKKKAMTVREYRQMATSRKYQTPPHSDFEDLERTYWKTRLYDTPIYGADISGSLFDENTQEWNLGHLGTIQDLLEQECGVVIEGVNTPYLYFGMWKTTFAWHTEDMDLYSINYLHFGEPKTWYVVPPEHGQRLERLATELFPGSARTCDAFLRHKVALISPTVLKDNGIPFSRITQEAGEFMVTFPYGYHSGFNHGFNCAEAINFATPRWIDYGKVASQCSCGEARVTFSMDAFVRILQPERYELWKSGQDRAAVDHRKPTWPVKEELSTWREVQPLRRARQGLRHLPPRWAARIHRPVAASRGTRRHTPTCLVSPRSLPGQSSYSDAQSGLVLACTSQNPGPTRPPTPIPSAPDIHPSTGRRGPGRRPTYKGAQGPSIQARPKKRLSMGTKQTAQYPHAQPGPLDEPSVDSPAPLSEPWTPATC from the coding sequence ATGAAAACTATGAAGTCGAAGGCCAACTTTGCTCAGAACCCAAGTTGCACCATAATGATATTTCATCCAACCAAAGAAGAATTTAatgattttgataaatatattgcATACATGGAATCCCAAGGTGCACATCGCGCAGGTCTGGCCAAGGTGATTCCACCCAAGGAATGGAAGGCCAGACAGACCTATGATGATATCAGTGACATCTTAATAGCAAGTCCCCTCCAGCAGGTGGTCTCTGGGAGGGCAGGTGTGTTTACTCAataccataaaaagaagaaagccatgACAGTGAGGGAGTATCGCCAAATGGCAACTAGCAGAAAGTATCAGACTCCACCACACTCTGATTTTGAGGATTTGGAGCGAACATATTGGAAGACTCGCCTCTACGATACTCCGATTTATGGCGCTGACATCAGTGGCTCCCTGTTTGATGAAAACACTCAAGAGTGGAATCTTGGCCACCTGGGAACCATACAGGACCTGCTGGAGCAGGAGTGCGGGGTGGTCATCGAGGGCGTCAACACGCCCTACCTGTACTTTGGCATGTGGAAGACCACCTTCGCCTGGCACACGGAGGACATGGACCTTTACAGCATCAACTACTTGCACTTCGGGGAGCCCAAAACCTGGTACGTGGTGCCCCCAGAGCATGGCCAGCGCCTGGAGCGCCTGGCCACCGAGCTGTTCCCAGGCAGTGCCCGCACCTGTGACGCCTTCCTGCGGCACAAGGTGGCTCTCATCTCGCCCACTGTGCTCAAGGACAATGGGATCCCCTTCAGTCGGATCACTCAGGAGGCTGGCGAGTTCATGGTGACGTTTCCTTACGGCTACCACTCTGGCTTCAACCACGGCTTCAACTGTGCAGAAGCCATCAACTTCGCCACCCCCCGATGGATCGATTATGGCAAAGTGGCATCTCAGTGCAGCTGCGGGGAGGCCAGGGTCACCTTCTCCATGGACGCCTTCGTGCGTATCCTGCAGCCTGAGCGCTATGAGCTTTGGAAGAGCGGGCAGGACCGAGCTGCTGTGGACCACAGGAAGCCCACCTGGCCAGTCAAGGAGGAGCTCAGCACCTGGAGGGAGGTCCAACCCCTCCGGAGAGCCAGGCAGGGCCTGAGGCACCTCCCACCCCGCTGGGCGGCTCGCATCCACCGGCCTGTGGCCGCCAGTCGTGGGACTCGCCGTCACACCCCAACGTGCCTGGTGTCCCCACGCTCCTTGCCAGGCCAGAGTTCTTACTCTGATGCCCAATCTGGGCTTGTCCTGGCATGCACATCCCAGAATCCGGGCCCCACCCGACCACCAACCCCGATTCCCTCTGCCCCAGATATCCATCCCTCAACTGGCAGACGTGGTCCTGGTCGTCGTCCTACGTATAAAGGGGCTCAGGGGCCAAGCATCCAGGCTCGGCCCAAGAAGCGCCTCTCGATGGGAACAAAGCAAACTGCCCAGTACCCTCACGCTCAACCAGGACCTTTGGATGAACCCTCAGTGGACAGCCCTGCACCATTGAGCGAGCCCTGGACTCCAGCAACCTGCTGA